Below is a genomic region from Raphanus sativus cultivar WK10039 chromosome 4, ASM80110v3, whole genome shotgun sequence.
TTATCGTTCTCATCGTTCGGACAACCTAGTAGATCCGACGTGGAGCATAAGCTAAAGGAGTTGGAGACACTCGTGAGGAGCTGTGTCGGAAAAGGAGTGATTCTAAATCTTGGAGACCTGAACTGGTTCGTAGAGTCTAGAACAAAAAGTTCTTTGatgtgtaataataataataacgaCAACTACTGTGCTGTGGAGCATATGATAGTGGAGATTGGGAAGTTGGCTCGTGGGTTGCTCATGGGAGATCACGGAAGGTTTTGGTTAATGGGTCTTGCGACTTCACAGACTTACGTGAGATGCAAGTCTGGTCAACCCTCGCTTGAGTCCCTTTGGTGTCTCACCACTCTCACTATACCCACCACGACTAGTAGTAGCCTCCGGTTGAGTCTTGTCTCCGAGAGGtaaagttttctccttttgttACGTTCAATCAACATTTGGAGATagaaatttttttgatttttttttttcgttgaATATGTTCAGCTATTTTGTCTCTTTGTTCGAAAAGGACAATTTTACCTATAGTGTTTTTGCTTTATGTGGTGATCGTCTAAAAGAGCGGTGAAACAACGTGCATCCTTTTCGTACCTTTTTCTATAAATTCTAGTACAGTATAATGTTATCTGCTTTCTTGTGATACTAATAGAAGATtggagaaatttttttttttcttttgtaacacGAGAAAAAGTTTACTTCATCAATTCATGTCAGTTTTAAGTTAAAAGTTTAAATCAATAACTTTTTACCATAATTACTGGAGATAAACTGGATAgcaattgtttcaaaaaaaaaaaaaaaaactggataGCAATTATGCGTATGTTACAGACCAAAATCTTGAAATTCATAAACTTTTCTTATTCAAatttaatacataaataaaattggttTACTCTTCACTTTTTTCATTATTCGgttaatattaacaaaaatataatgtaaacCTTTCTAATCCAAATgtaacacaaatataaatatggtaataatgaATATGCAGTAATACTATTAGTTATTCTTCAAATGTTTTCATTTATTCTTCATGAGTGTCATCAGGGTTCACAATCTTGATCTTGCTTCCCAATTTATATATCTCAAATACTAATCATGACCATTTTTGTTTCCAAGCAGGGAGCTTAATGTCAAGAAATCAGAGAGCTTACCTCTGCAGATGGATTCATCAGAGGATCAGCTCAGTTTCTGTGAGGAATGTTCTGTCAAATTCGAAGAAGAAGCTCGATTCTTGCGATGCAGGAATAACAACAGCAATTTAAACACTGCAACAGTTTTACCGGCGTGGCTTCAGCTATACAAGAAGGAGACTCAAAATAGTCACAATGTGAGTTGTATAAAACACCAAAATTAATTCATGTTTCCTtcctcattttcttcttttaagaGCTGTCTATGTTTGATTCTTGGACTTGGCAGGATTCAGATTCTATGAAAGAACTTGTGGTTAAGTGGAACACAATCTGCGATGCAATCCACAATAGACCATCCTTCAAAACACTCACACTATCTTCTCCTGCTTCTGGCTCCACTCAACCTTGTAGTACTATGCATCATCTTCAAACCAATGGTGATGCATTCCCCTTAAGAGTGTTCCTTCCAGAGCTTCTCTCTTCGTATCCTAACTCAACAGTTAACTCAGAAGCTTCTCCAAGCGATGGAATGGAGGTGGAACATGCCTCTTCTAGGTTTAAAGAAATGAATGCCGAAAACCTAGCAGTGTTATGTGATGCCTTGTATAGCAAGGTACCATGGCAGAAGGATATAATCTCAAATATAGCGAAAACAGTCTTGAGATGCAGATCAGGCTCGAGTACGAGAACAATCAACGGAGACAAAGATGTAAGAGAAGATACATGGATGTTCTTTCAAGGTCTTGATGTAGAGGCTAAAGAGAAGATCGGTAGAGAATTGGCTAAACTCGTGTTTGGTTCGCAAGACAGCTTTGTCTCCATATGTTTGAGCAGTTTCTCATCGAAAGATTTGAGGAACAAGAGGTCGAGAGATGAACAGAACTGGAGTTACATTGAGAAATTCTCTGAAGCTGTTTGTTCTGATCCAAACAGAGTGTTCTTAGTGGAAGATATAGAGCAAGCTGACTATTTGTCTCAAAAGGGTTTCAAGAGAGCCATTGAGAGAGGAAGAGTTCGTAGTTTGAGTGGTGAAGAAGCTTCGCTTAGAGATGCTATTGTGATCTTGAGCTGTGAAAGATTCATCTCAAGATCAAGAGCTTGTTCTCCTCCTTTTAATGAGAAATCGGACGGTTCAGATCAGTCTGAGGACAAGAACGTTGTTACTTG
It encodes:
- the LOC108848646 gene encoding protein SMAX1-LIKE 3, with the translated sequence MRAGGCTVEQALTPEAANVVKQSMGLARRRGHAQVTPLHVASTMLSAPTGLLRTACLQSHTHPLQCRALELCFNVALNRLPASTGSPMLGIQTSPFPSISNALGAAFKRAQAHQRRGTIESQQQPILAVKIEVEQLIISILDDPSVSRVMREAGFSSPQVKSKVEQAVSLESSSKAISTSKPKEGQLLTPVVRDEDVMNVMDNLVDKRKRNFVIVGECLATIDKVVRTVMEKVDKKDVPEALKDVKFITLSFSSFGQPSRSDVEHKLKELETLVRSCVGKGVILNLGDLNWFVESRTKSSLMCNNNNNDNYCAVEHMIVEIGKLARGLLMGDHGRFWLMGLATSQTYVRCKSGQPSLESLWCLTTLTIPTTTSSSLRLSLVSERELNVKKSESLPLQMDSSEDQLSFCEECSVKFEEEARFLRCRNNNSNLNTATVLPAWLQLYKKETQNSHNDSDSMKELVVKWNTICDAIHNRPSFKTLTLSSPASGSTQPCSTMHHLQTNGDAFPLRVFLPELLSSYPNSTVNSEASPSDGMEVEHASSRFKEMNAENLAVLCDALYSKVPWQKDIISNIAKTVLRCRSGSSTRTINGDKDVREDTWMFFQGLDVEAKEKIGRELAKLVFGSQDSFVSICLSSFSSKDLRNKRSRDEQNWSYIEKFSEAVCSDPNRVFLVEDIEQADYLSQKGFKRAIERGRVRSLSGEEASLRDAIVILSCERFISRSRACSPPFNEKSDGSDQSEDKNVVTCVALDLNLSLDDDVCGEESCDEISLLEAVDAQFDFKCSST